The DNA sequence AGCGACGCCGCCCTCGACGCCGCCCTCGCCGCGGGCACGGCCTTCCGCGACGCGCACCACCAGGACTTCGTCCACGGCAACATCAAGGCGCGCCAGCGCATGATCGCCCAGTACGCGGTCGCGGGCGCGCAGGAGGGCCTGGTCGTGGGCACCGACCACGCGGCCGAGGCGGTCTCCGGCTTCTTCACAAAGTTCGGCGACGGCGCGGCCGACGTGGTGCCGCTCACCGGCCTCACCAAGCGACGCGTCCGCGCCCTGGCCGACGCCCTGGGCGCGCCGGCCTCCCTGGTGTGGAAGACCCCGACCGCGGACCTGGAGACGCTGAGCCCGGGCAAGCCCGACGAGGACGCGCTGGGCGTCACGTACGACGACATCGACGACTTCCTCGAAGGCAAGCCGGTCGCCGAGCCCGCCGCCACGGCCATCGTCCGCCGCTACCGCCTCACCGAGCACAAGCGTCAGCTGCCGATCGCGCCCTGAGCCCCGCCTCGCCTCGCCTCGCCGGTGGTGTCGTCAGCTCTGATGCCACGCGCGTGGGTGCGGCCCGGACACAGGAGTCCGGGCCGCACCCACTTCGTCACCGCGTGGCGCGGCGGACTCGTCAGCTCCGTACGCGCGGAGTGACGATCGGGAACTTCGGGTCGGGCAGCGTCAGCGTGCCGAAGACGGCGTCCGTCGCCGCCTGGGCGTCCGCGCCCTCAAGCGTGATCTTCTTGTCGTCGACCGCCTGGTTGAAGTTCTCCTTGTAGCCGGGCTTCTCGGCCAGCTCGTCGAGCGCCTTGCGGCTCAGCCTGATCGTGGCGTCCGGCGTCTTGACGAAGCGGTCACCGCCCTCCACGAAGACCAGCACGCCGTTGCGGAGCGTCGTGGTGCACTTGTCCCCCGTCTCGGCTCCGGTCTCGGCGTCGAGGAAGACCCAGTCGAGCGCGATCGGAGTGCGGTGCCGCTCGGCCGCCGTCGGCCCGTCCACGCTGCGCGCGAGCGCGGAGAAGTACTGCTCCAGGGTCGTGCTGCGGATCAGGTCCACGGAGGACTGGCTGGTGATCAGCGGCTGCGGGCCGTTCACGACCTCCTGGGCGCCGGTGAGGTAGGCGTTGCGCCAGGTCGCGTTCTCCCTGCCGTAGCCGAGCTGGGTGAAGACCTTGGCCTGGAGCTCCTTGGCCCGCGTGACCTGGGCCTCGGGGTACGAGACACCCTCTTCGGCCGCCCCGAAGATGACGTGGTTGAGGATCTCGGCGGCCCAGCGGAAGCCGTCCGGCGTGTCGCCCTCGTAGGCCTGCCGGGCCGTGTCCACCACGGCTTCGACGCCGCCCATCGCCTTCACGTAGGCCGCGCCCGCCGTGGTGGGCGGCAGCTCCCACAGGTGGGCCGGGTTGCCGTCGTACCAGCCCATGTAGCGCTGGTAGACCGCCTTCAGGTTGTGGCTCATCGAGCCGTAGTAGCCGCGGTTGTACCAGTGGTCGCCCAGGCCCGGGGGGAGCTCCTTGAGCTGCTCGGCGATCTCGATGCCCGTGTAACCGGAGTTGATGAGGCGCAGGGACTGGTCGTTGAGGTAGCCGTACATGTCGCGCTGCTTGTTGAGGAATTCGAGGATGCGCCTGTTGGACGGCTTCTCGCCCGGCTCTTCGTGCTCGACCTCGGCCCACATCGGCCAGTGGTGCGAGGCGAAGAGGACGTCGGTGTGCTCGCCGAAGGTCTGGATCGCCTCGGTGAGGTACTTCGACCAGGCGTGTGCGTCCCGCACCTGGGCGCCGCGCAGGCTCAGGATGTTGTGCATGGTGTGCGTGGCGTTCTCCGCGACGCACAGCGTCCGGGCGTCCGGGAGGTAGATGTTCATCTCCGCCGGGGCCTCGGTGCCGGGCGTGAGCTGGAAGACGATCGAGAAGCCGGAGTCCTCGAACTCGTACGCGTACAGCTCCGGCCGCCAGGGGATGACGTACGAGTCGTTCCAGTCCTTCTTCGCGACCGGCTGGTGGTCGGGGCCGCCGATGTAGACGGTCGGCGGGACCAGCGTCACCTCGCCGGTGGAGACCGTCAGGCCCAGGCCCGAACCGCACTGCCCCGTGGGGCCCTTGTCCAGCTGCGCCGCGTACATGAACTGCGCGCGCCGGGCCATCGCAGGACCCGCGTAGATGTTCTCGCTGACCGCGTGCTCCAGGAAGCCCTCAGGGGCGACGACGGGCACGCCCGGCTCCAGGGGGTCACCCGCCTCGTGGAAGATGCCGCGTGCGCCACCGAAGTGGTCGACGTGGCAGTGGGTGTAGATCAGGCCCTTGACCGGCCGCTGCTCCCTGGTCAGCTCCGTCTTGTCGCGGAACAGCTTCAGGGCGGCCTGTGCGGTCTCGTAGCAGGCCAGCGGGTCGATGATGATCAGGCCCTGGGCGTACTCGACGATCGTCATGTTCGACAGGTCGTAGCCGCGCACCTGGTAGACGCGGTACTCGGGACACGACGTGACCTGGAACAGCCCCGAGACGGCCGTCAACTCGCCCTGCCGATGCAGACTGCCGTTGACCGACGGCATCTCCGTCCGCAGCTCGGGGGCGAGGAATGCGTACGAGGTGAAGTCCCAGACCACCTTCTCGCTGTCCTTGCGGGACACGATGACGGGGACGTCGGGCGGGGCGAGCTGGAACCTGCTGGCGTCGGCGAAGTCCTTGCCGTTCTTCTCGTCGGCGGCGTCAGCCTCTTCGGCAGCCTTGCGGTTCGCCTCGGCGACTGCGGCCGAGGGCTCGATCGGCGCGGTGTGCCCGGGCTTTACAGGCATGACGAAATCCCCTCCACGACGGCGTGCGGAAACCATTCTGCAAACGATCGTGACGCTATGCGCACGATCCGTCACTCACAAGAGAGGTGAACGAGCCAACGGTGACAGAGGGGCGGTTGACACCCGGTGAACTCGGCGGACAGTGCCTGGGGTGAAAGCCGTACGCCGCGCGGGTGAAGGAGCGCGTACCCGCACGCGTCGTGGGCAGTGAGCCTCATTCGCTCACACAGGAGAAGAGGCAGTGGTGCGCGCCCCGCGCGGGATCCGCTGGTCGTGGCCGCGCACGCCGCGCACGAGCGGGTCTACGCGTCCATGGACGCGGAGGGCGACGGGCGCGTGACCTTGGAGGAGTACGCGGCCTGGGCCGGGGGCCCGGCCTTCGACGAGGTCTGCCGACCCGCGCTGGGCTCCCTGTTCGACCTGGCCGACGGCGACGGCCGCGTGAGCCGTGACGAGTACCTCGCGTCCATCCGCGCCTACGTGATCAGCAGCGGCCCCACGGGAGTCGACGCCCTGTACGCGACCCCCGGCGCACCGTCGGCCCGCCGAGACGGCGTCGCGCCCACTGGGACTTGATGGGGCGCGGGTCGGTCCCGTGCGGTGGGCACGGGACCGACCCGCTCTGTCAGAGCCGTGGGTGAGGGGTCAACGCCTCGCTCCCGCAGGCTCCTTGCTCTCTTCGGGGTCCGCCGTGTCACCGGCGGGCGGTTCTCGGTCTGCCGCCGCCACCGTCTTCTCGTGACGTTCGGACCACACCGTGAGGGCCGTCGAGCAGGCGTGGTCCAGGTGGCGAAGGCCCGTCAGGTCGAGTTCGGTCCTGCGGTCGCCGGGGAGTGCCTCCAGCTGGTCGAGGATCTTCGGAAGGCGCAGGAACGTGGCGTTGCCGACCACGCGGACGCGGATCGTGCCGGTGCCTTCGAGGCCCTCGACCTCCAGGTGCACGTGGGAGGTGTCCCAGGCCGTCTTGACGATGGCGAGCGCCAGGCCGATGAGGACGCCCTCGAACATGTTGGTCGCCACGATCGCGAGCGCGGTGACCGCGAGGACGAGGGCCTCGCCGCGGTGCTCGCGCCACAGCGGCCCGAACGCCTTGACGGGGATGAGCTTCCAGCCCGCGTGGATCAGGACTCCGGCGAGCGCCGCCACCGGTATGACGCCGAGCGCCGCGGGGAAGGCCGCGGCGAAGGCCAGGAGCCACACGCCGTGCAGCACCCGGGACGCCTTGGTCCTGGCCCCGGCCTGCACGTTGGCGGCGCTGCGCACGATCACCGCGGTCATCGGAAGGGCGCCGAGCGCCCCGCACACCGCGTTGCCCGCGCCCTGGGCCATCAGCTCCTTGTCGTAGTCGGTGCGCGGACCGTCGTGCATGCGGTCCACGGCCGCCGCGCTGAACAGCGACTCGGCGGACGCGATCAGGGTGAAGGCGAGCACGGTG is a window from the Streptomyces spectabilis genome containing:
- a CDS encoding SulP family inorganic anion transporter, coding for MKRPPVRDLSTLRADFTASIVVFLVAVPLCVGVAVASGVPAELGLVTGIVGGLLTGLLPGSSLQVSGPAAGLTVLVYEAVREYGIAALGALVLIAGLLQLAMGALRLGRWFRAISVAVVQGMLAGIGLVLIAGQLYALVDAKAPASGLDKLAELPRLAADTAGSGDALAAFAVGTGTIAVLVLWPRWRKAAQVLPGPLAAVALATLAVFAFDLPVAKVEVQGLVDAVQPPGGDAFSALVEGGALAGAIGTVLAFTLIASAESLFSAAAVDRMHDGPRTDYDKELMAQGAGNAVCGALGALPMTAVIVRSAANVQAGARTKASRVLHGVWLLAFAAAFPAALGVIPVAALAGVLIHAGWKLIPVKAFGPLWREHRGEALVLAVTALAIVATNMFEGVLIGLALAIVKTAWDTSHVHLEVEGLEGTGTIRVRVVGNATFLRLPKILDQLEALPGDRRTELDLTGLRHLDHACSTALTVWSERHEKTVAAADREPPAGDTADPEESKEPAGARR
- a CDS encoding EF-hand domain-containing protein, which gives rise to MAAHAAHERVYASMDAEGDGRVTLEEYAAWAGGPAFDEVCRPALGSLFDLADGDGRVSRDEYLASIRAYVISSGPTGVDALYATPGAPSARRDGVAPTGT
- the nadE gene encoding ammonia-dependent NAD(+) synthetase encodes the protein MTDLAPISPQQEIARDLQVSPSFEVEREIERRVAFLADQLTSTGLRSLVLGISGGVDSTTAGRLCQLAVERARATGHDATFFAMRLPYGTQADEQDAQLALDFIRPDRLLTVDVRPASDAALDAALAAGTAFRDAHHQDFVHGNIKARQRMIAQYAVAGAQEGLVVGTDHAAEAVSGFFTKFGDGAADVVPLTGLTKRRVRALADALGAPASLVWKTPTADLETLSPGKPDEDALGVTYDDIDDFLEGKPVAEPAATAIVRRYRLTEHKRQLPIAP
- a CDS encoding alkyl/aryl-sulfatase — protein: MPVKPGHTAPIEPSAAVAEANRKAAEEADAADEKNGKDFADASRFQLAPPDVPVIVSRKDSEKVVWDFTSYAFLAPELRTEMPSVNGSLHRQGELTAVSGLFQVTSCPEYRVYQVRGYDLSNMTIVEYAQGLIIIDPLACYETAQAALKLFRDKTELTREQRPVKGLIYTHCHVDHFGGARGIFHEAGDPLEPGVPVVAPEGFLEHAVSENIYAGPAMARRAQFMYAAQLDKGPTGQCGSGLGLTVSTGEVTLVPPTVYIGGPDHQPVAKKDWNDSYVIPWRPELYAYEFEDSGFSIVFQLTPGTEAPAEMNIYLPDARTLCVAENATHTMHNILSLRGAQVRDAHAWSKYLTEAIQTFGEHTDVLFASHHWPMWAEVEHEEPGEKPSNRRILEFLNKQRDMYGYLNDQSLRLINSGYTGIEIAEQLKELPPGLGDHWYNRGYYGSMSHNLKAVYQRYMGWYDGNPAHLWELPPTTAGAAYVKAMGGVEAVVDTARQAYEGDTPDGFRWAAEILNHVIFGAAEEGVSYPEAQVTRAKELQAKVFTQLGYGRENATWRNAYLTGAQEVVNGPQPLITSQSSVDLIRSTTLEQYFSALARSVDGPTAAERHRTPIALDWVFLDAETGAETGDKCTTTLRNGVLVFVEGGDRFVKTPDATIRLSRKALDELAEKPGYKENFNQAVDDKKITLEGADAQAATDAVFGTLTLPDPKFPIVTPRVRS